The DNA segment CTCGTCGCCGTCTTCGACGACATAAGAGTGGTCGCGTGTCGTCGTCGACTCCCCGAACTTGTGCTGTAGGTTGACGACCGCGTCGTTTGTCTCGTGACGGATCGCCTGTTCGATCGGTTGCCACTCCGGCTCGCCCGCAGCACTCAGGGACAGCGCTTCCCATCCGTCGAGTGCACGACGATCCTTTCCGGGTTCGATCGCAGCGACGTCACCGCCGTCGGCCGTGATACGGACTTCTTGGTCAGTGGACTGTTCGCCGCGCTCGAAGAGGTCCTCAATCGGGAGAATCCGGACTCGCCCGTCTGGATCCAGAACGACCACGGGACGATCACCGGTCACGCTATCTCCGTAGGCGACTTCGTATCCGAGATCCTCAACAGCATCTTCAGTGTGGTCGATGACTGACCGGCCGGTGGCCGTCACGGCGGCGGCGTTGTCCTTGTCGTACAGACGGAAGCGGTCCCACCCCGAAACGCCGTACAATGACTGCCCGACCCACTGGAATTTGCCGTTTCGACCTGCGAGGACGGTATGATTATCCTCGACAGTGACGCTGTACACACCGTTTTCTGCCTCGCTACGCGTGCCGCTTCGATGCATCCGGAGCGTGTTCTTCGAATCCTCAGTCACGTAGATCCGGTAGGTACCGCTGTCCTCGTTGTAACTCGCAGTGAGGCCGAGGTGGGCACACAACCGGAGTACGTCGTCCCGCAATTGCCTACTCGCTGTGCTGTATCGCCAGGAATTGACCTGCCAGTCACCGTCGCCAGCGATGAGCGTCTCGAGGAAGCGCCGCTTCTGGTCGCGACTCGCCTCGAACACAAACTCCGGGATCCGCTTGCTGAAACTATCTTCGCCAGCGATGTCCTCTAGGAGATTTCCGAGGAGCCGTGACGTGAACTGATACCCGTTCTCGCCAGCATAGTAGTCAAAGCCCATCCGATCGAGTAGTTCCCCGATCGCCGCGTGAGTGTCTCGGCCTCTGTCGTCTCCCCCGTCAGCGATCGCCTGTGCGTCCTGTGCAATCGAGACCGTCGTCGCGGAGCCACGGAATTTCTCGCCGAACTGCTTGTCTTCGGACGTGTAGACTGACCCTTCAGTAATATACCACGCAAGCAGTTCGAGGAAGTCGTCACCGTCGTACTGGCGCGGGATCCACTTACGGTTGGCCGCTGTGTGGACGTAGAACGTCGAACACGCGTCCGCAAGGTACGCACGGTGTTCTTCGAACTCGTCGGCGTCGAAGACGTATCCGGTTGTCTCCGCATCGGCCTTTTGGACCTTGTCCGGATAGTAGCCAATCTCGGCGGCCAGCGTGTGCCCGTGCACGTCGTTGTCCGCCCAGACCTCGTACTCGCCGTCGTAGAGGTCCGTGAGATCGACGGTCTCGATCCGTTCGCCTGCTGGCCCCGTCCAGTCGTGGGGTAACTGGTAGTTCGTCGCCCGATCGAGTTCTCCGGCTTCGACGAAGCGGTAGTCGTCCCCGTCCCAGGAAATGCCGTTTGTCTCTGCCTTCCGGACGAGCATCCGGTGGTTCGGCGTAACGCTGAAGTCGATCTTGTCAGTCTCGATGTCGACCAGTTCACCGTCGTAATCTGGATATTCCCACGTTTCGGTAACGGACTTGACCTCCATCCGTAGCGTGTCCGGGTCGATCGAGTACACGTCATCGCCCACATCCAGGTCTCGTATGTTCCGAACGCCGTCCGGAGTTACCACCTCCGTGTCCGGCGTGAAGCAATTCATAACTACTTTGACACTTCCTTGTTGCCGGTCGTACTGTTCGTACTCTGGAGTGCCTGGCTCGTGCTTATTCCGGAGTTCCTTTTTTTCTTCGCGTTCTGATAGGAGTTCGGTGACCATCTCGCGGATGATCCCATCAGGCTCCGTCTGGAAGTGTTGACCGTTGGGCGCGACGAAGGTGTCACCGTCGTAGTCGTCGGGATCGACCTTCGTCTCCGGGGAGGCGTTGATCGTCACCATACACATCGGATAGAGACTCTTCAGGTCCAGTACCGAGACCATCTCCTTGACCCCGGTGATCGGATCGAAGACCGCGCCGCCCTCGAACTCCTCGCCGGACTCGACAGTCCCCTTCGAGGGCAGGGCAAACCGGCCGTGGGCCTTGTGCAGAACGTATAGGTCGACTGCGTCGCCAGGCGTGGGCGCGTCCTCGAGCCGGCACCCGACGAAGGAGGCGATCTCCTCGAAGAAAGCGATTATCTCCTGTTTGCGGTCCAGTTCCACGCAGAGTTCGACGTCTCGGAGGTTGTACTCCAGCAACCGCTCGGGATCGTCCTCCCAGAGGTCGCCGATGTCGCCGGTGTAGGTCTCTTTGCCGGCGCCGAGTTCCTCCTCACCGACCGCCTCGAGTCGGTAGGACTCGAGTTCGGTAAACTGTGTGCGCTTGTACGCCCGCAGGAGATCGAAGACCACCCGGCCTTTGATGTCCGGCCCCTGCCAGTCGCTGCGCCAGACTTCGTTCACGCGCGAGAGCCGATCGATGTCCAGATTGTAGTCGGTCGTCGGGTCCACAGCGTCGAGTCGGTCAAGGAGGTACGGCGCGTCGAAATCGGCGAAGTTCCAGCCCGTCAGAATGTCCGGGTCGGTGTCCTCCATGTAGGAGACGAACGCGTCGAGCATCGCTGGCTCCTCGTCGAAGACCCGGATATCCGCGTCGAGGTCGTCGTCTTCCAGTGGCTCGTAGCCGTCCAGTCGGTCCGGCACTTCGACACCTTCGCCGGCGTCGTACAGCCAGAGGATGTACTCGTCGCGGTAGGAGTCGTGACTGGCGATACAGATGATCGGTTCCTCTCCTTCCTCGGGAAACCCCGAGCGGTCGTCGACCTCGATGTCGAACGTCGAGACGCGCGGCTCGGCATCGAGGTCGACGGCTTCGATTTCCTCGTGTGGGACGCGGATCCGATGGGCGTTCGCGTGCTCCTCGCGACGATCGGGGACGCGGACGCCACTCGTGATGTCCTTGTCGATCAGGAGCCGATCTGGGAAGAGGATGTCCGCCTCGTAGTGGTCGAACTCGTCGCGGATCTGCCCGACATCTCGTGGTGTCTGTCCAAAGATCCTCGTCAGTGTTTCGCCACGGATCGACTCGTAGCCGGTCTCCCAGCCGGTGATACGATCCCGGGATCGCAGATCGTCGAAATCCAGATTCGCGGTTGGCGCGTAGAAGTACGGCTTGAACTCGTAGACTTCCACGTGGATCAGTTCGCGATCGCCCGGCGTCCGACCGAACACGTGTACCACGGGATACTCGTCGTCACCGGACCCCTCGACCGTGTAATCGACCTGTGTGACCGAGAGTTCGACGGTTCCCTCGGCGTCGGGATACCGGAACTCCTCGGCGTCCACGACGTCGGCAGCGGTGCTCTCCGCGCCAGCGACCGCTGCCGCTTCGTCCTCGGGCCGGCCCGTTCCGCCCTCGCCGAACGCCGCCAGGCCCGTCTGCTCGCCCTCACTCATGTTGTTCCCATTTTGGCAGGGCCCCTAAAAACACCCGCGGTCGGGCCGGCAATCCCTGACGCATGGACAAGGCTTTTGGTATGGCGTCTCATACCAGCGTCTGAAGTCATGTCGAACCGCGTCAACGCAGCAGGAGAGTCGGATCGTGCGGCAACCCCCGAGACGATGACCGGCGCGGAGACAATCGAAGCCTACGAGGACAGCGGCACCGTAGTGTTTTACGACGCGGAGAACCCACTCGCCTGGGTCGAATCGGATTCGGCGGTCGCGCTAGAGGACGCCATCTGATACTGAGGGCGATACGTTCCTGAAGCTATTCGGCACGTCGTCGTGCCGACATTTCGAAAGGGTGTAGCCACCAGTACGGGAAGAAACGAGCGTCGTCTGTGGATCACAATTCTTGCCGAAACGAGCGAGCGCGTTTTTCGGCACCGTTCGGGTTCAACGGCGTCTATGAGTCCTGCACTGTGAGAAAGGCCCGCGAGCGGCGTCACAGGAAACGGTGGATCCAGCCACTAGCAGTCGCCTGAATATGACGGGGCCCGTCGACCGATACGATGAGCGAAGCAGACCACATCGAACAGTTCGCGGTTTCGGCCGCGAGTGAGAGCGAAACGAAAACCGTCGTCGAGGCGCGCGAATTCGAGTTCGTCGTCGACGAGCCCACCGAACTCGGGGGGACGAACGACGGTCCGAATCCCGTGGAGTACCTCATCGGGGCGTGGGCGGGCTGTCTCAACGTCGTCGTGCACACCGTCGGCGAGGAGCGCGGGATCGAGATCGGTGACGTCGAGATCGGGATCGAGGGCGACCTCGACCCCAGAAAGTTCCTCGGTGTTACCGACGACGGGAGAGCCGGATACCGGGAATTGCGAGTCGACGTCGAAATCGAGTCCGACGCGGATCAAGGGGCCCTGGATGCGTTCGCTGCGGCCGTCGAAGCGCGCTGTCCCGTCGGTGACAACATCGCGAACCCGACGCCGACCGAGGTCACGGTCGACGCCTCCGCGTAGGGACAGGGGCCGACAGAGAGCGCGCGAGTGCCGTCGAACGAACGTGCTGACCGACCGCGGAACGTTTTTCGGCCCCCCTCACGAACCACGAGGTATGTTCGACGGGTCCGACGAGCAGTCACCACACGAACCCGACGAGTTCGACCCGGACTCGCTCGGGCCCGGCGGGTTCGACACGGATTCACTCGGGCCTGAGGTGCCCAGTGCACCTGATCCACCGGAGAGCGACGACGCCGACCCGGCGGTTCGCGGGCTGTTCTGGTGGCTCGTTCTCCTGGCGAACGTCGCGCTGTTGGCCGCCAGCCTCGGGGTCATGTTCGTCGCCTTCCAGGGCTGGTGGGCGCTCGGGACACAATTCACGCTCGCGGGCGCGATTCTCGGGCTCTACGTCTATTATCGAGTCAAACGATTCCAATCAGACTGATCTAGTTTTCCTCGGCGATCCGATCGAACGCGTCGATTATCGCCCGCTTCCCCACAGCTTTTTTGCGTTTGGGTATCCTCGGGCCGTCGGCCCTGCGGGTACCACTCACGGCAAAAACTTGGGAAAAAGACCGCTCGCTTCGCTCGCGGGTGCTACTCCTCCGCGATCCGATCGAACGCGTCGATTATCGCCCGCTTCGCCACCGCTCCCTGTGTCGTCCAGTGATGCGCGTAATCGAGCATGTCGTCGTAGATGTCGGGTTTACAGCCCGCCGCGCGGGGGTGGCCGCCGCCGTTGACCTGTTCGGCCACCTCGTGGCACCGCTCGAACGACTCGGTCCCGCGCAGACTCGCACTCCCCGCGGGTTTGACGATTACGGCGGCGTCGGCCCCCCGTTCACGCAGCGCCTCGGCGACCTCGTTTTGCGAACAGCGGCCGTAGGTCACGCCGACAGTCCAGGGGCCGATCTCCCGCAACTGAGCGCGCTCGATTGCCTTCTCGATCAGCGCCTCCTTCTCGACGCGTTTCTCCTTCAGATACTGCTCGACATCGGCCGGCAGGTCAGCGCCGTGTTCGCTGACGGCCGCAAGGTACTCTTCGGGTTCGCTCCAGTGGGAGAAATCCGCCAGATCGTCGCTTCGGGGATCCTCGCGGATCCAGAGGTCGTGATCGCGAGTGACCGCGACCAGATCGACCAGTGCCTCGTCGAATTCGTGATCGAGCTCGCGCAGCGCGACATCGGCCGAACATTCCTCGTCGGACTCGCCGACAACCAGCTCGACGCCGGCGGCCCCCACGAGCTCGGAGAGGTCGTCGTTCCACTGGTGATGGTCGAACCAGCGGCTCTCGCCCGCCCTCTCGGCCAGCGTGTCGAGCGCCTCGATGTCGTCGGCCCGGTCCGGACAGAGATCACAGATGAAAACGTCCGCTCCGGGATCGAGATACTCCGCCGTCCAGGCGAGCCGCTGCTGGAGTTCGTGGGGACTCGCGGGGACGAGCGCAGCGTCGCCACGCGTGGCTCGAACGAGCGCGACGCAAGCCAGCCCGTCGGCGTCAGGGTCAGCTATGACGACCGTGTCGGCGTCCGCGAGCGCGTCCTCGACCTCCTGCTTCTGTTCGGTCCGCGTGAGGTCGTCCGGTCGGAAGAACCCCTCTCCGGGGAGCACTGACTTGCGCTCCAGCGACAGCGACTCGTCGTCGATGAGATCAGCGTTCATCGTCAGGCCCCCGTCTCGCCGGGTACCGGTACGTCACGTTGTTCGTCGGGGTCGAGCTGTCGGGCCGTCAGCACCGGCACAGGCGACCGGCGAACGACTGCCTCGGCGACGCTACCGAGCAGGAACGAGTGGTCTCCGTGGCGGCCACGCGTGCCTGTGACGATGAGATCCGCATCGACCTCTGCCGTGTAGTTGCAGATCTCACTGGCGGGATCGCCCTCTCGAACCGCCGTGGTCACGGTGTCGTCCTGCGCGTCGATTTCGGAGAGTGCTTCCTCGCCGCGGGCCCGGAGGGCGGTACGGAGGTCGTCACGCACGGCCTCCGGCGACGTCTCGACCTCCGTTTCGTCGACGACGTAGAGCGTGTGGATCGTCGCGTCGAATCGGTCTGCGAGGTCGAACGCGAGCGTGACGGCCCGGGCGGCGCTTTCCGACCCGTCGGTCGCGAGCACGACTGTCTCGAACATACACCCACCTACTGGCGGTGACAGGATAAAAGGGGTGGAGACGAACGCGAACTGGCGGTCCTCGGTGGCTTTTTGCCACCACCGGACAGATACGTCAGCAATGGCCGTCGAAATCGACACTGTGCTCGTCCCCGTCGACGACACCGAGGAGGCCGAACGTGCCGTCGAATACGCTGTCGCGATCGCCCAGCGCTACGGTGCGAGCATCCACATCCTGCACATCGTCGACGACTCCGTGGCGCGCGCCATCCAGCGCGACGAGATCGACGCCGATGCCGTCGCCGAGGAGCACCGCGCGTTCATGGCCGCGGTACGAGAGCTAACCAGAGACGCCGACGGCGATGTCGAGGCGACTCAGTCGTCCGCTGCCGGCTTCTCGGCGGAGCGGCTCAGCCAACATCCCGTCAACGTCGTCCTGGATTCGGCCGAGGAGATCGGTGCCGACATGATCGTCGTACCTCGGGAGAGTACCAGCGACGCCCCCGGAGCGATGCTCGGCAAGGTCGCCCAGCACGTCCTCTCGTACGCGAGCCAGCCCGTCCTGTCTGTATAGGCGTTGTCGGCAACGATTCGTGTGTACTGACGGGAAATCGCGGGGAAAGATACTCCGTTAGGAAGGAAGTCAATGGAGGCGGATCGACATCTCGATCTCGAAGCTCTCGGTGCCGCAGATCTCGAAGCCGACCTTCTTGTAGAGTTCGATCGCCGGTTCGTTCCACCGCTCGACGGTCAGCCAGACGGTCTCGATATCCGCTCGTTGTGTGTGGCCCAGCAGCGTCTGCAGCAGTTCGGTGCCGATGCCGGCGCCCTGGTGTGTATTGAGCACGAATATCGCCAGCTCGTAGCCCTCACTGTCGTCGGGAACGAGCATCGAGTGGCCGACAGCGTCGTCCCCGTCCCAGGCGATGACGTTCAGACAGTCCGCTGCCAGTACCGTGTCGAGCCAGTTGTCGATGGCATACTCCTTGACCGGCGGGATCCCCTGAGCGCGATCGGCAGGGTCAAATGCCGTGTACATCTCCACGAGCGCCTCTCGGTCGTCCAGCCCGGCGGAACGGATCTCGATCTCCCGGTCGTTCTTGTCAGTGATCGTCCGCGGGGGCGACGGGAACTCACCGGCCGGCTCGTCGGGGTAGGTTCGGTTGACAGTCATCGAACGAGGGTCACCGGGGTTTCGGAGTTGAGGACGACGAACTCGGCGACGCTCCCGAGCTGGATCTTGCCGAGCGTGCTTCGGTTCCCTCCGGCGATAACCAGTCGATCGAAGTCCTCGCCGTCGACGATTTCGACGAGCGTCCCCGCGACGTGACCGTCGATGTGACGGATCTCGGTATCGACGCCGTGACCTTCGAGCTCCGACCGTATCCGCTGCTCGATCTCAGCAGGTGTGGCTTCGACCGCGGTGTCGTCGTAGATCGCGATCGAAACGTCGTCGCCGGCGGCCTCGGCCCGTTCGATCGTCTGTCGAAAGGCCTTCCAGGACTCCTCGCTCCCGTCGTGGCCCAGCAACACGTTCATACGACCGCTCATGGGGGCTGGGCTGTTAAGTATCAGGGGTCGTCGGGGCACGTCACGGCGGCCGTCGCGGCGACACGCTTTTTCGCGGGGCAATCACACTGTCATCTATGACAGAGACACCATCAGGGGACGACGCACCCGAGAACGCGGATCCGACAGGTACGGACGCCGCCGGCGATCCGTCCGTCACAGCCGAGTCGGGAAGCGACGACCCCGATCGAGACGTACCCGAGGACGTACAGAAGTACGATCGATTCAAGAAGATCGACGGCTCGACCTACGACCGCGCGAACGATTTTCTGCGCGAGCGAACCTACATCACGGCCCGCGAGTGGGCGATCGCCCGGCTCTGTGCCGATTTCCGGACTGAAACTGGTGTCGAAATGACGAAGATCGGCGAGAACCTGCCCGAGCTGGTCCCTTTCATGACCGATACCTACTCGCCGCAGGCAGTCAATCAGGCTCGGGCATCCTTCGAAGAGAAGGTCCGCAAGGCCGGTGCGACCTTCCTCTACGGAGCGATGTGTGACTTCTTCACCGCCGAGGAGCTGGACGACGTGATGTACGAGGCGACCGAGGTCGCGAAGTTCCTGCTCGAAGTCGAGGGCGTCGATCTGGCCGTCGAGGACGAACTCGAGGCCGAAGACCGTATTTCGAGCGTGATGCGTGACGTGCGCGAGCAGTCCGCTGCGCTCCGTCACGACGAGGTGACGTGCCCAGAGTGTGGTCACGAGTTCGAAGCCGGCGACTAGGATCTCCGGTCGAAAGGCGTTTCCTGATCGCCCGGTATCTCCGTGTATGAGCCTCGATGATCTCACTGCGGACGTTACGGACGCGGCAAGCGAGCTCGGCGACTCCATCGACGTGACCCTCGATCGGGAGACTCGAACCGAGCTCGCGATGTTGACCGCCGCGATGGAACCGACCGACGCCGACGAACTCGTCCGTCGCGCCGTCCACGCGTTCTTCCAGCAACAGGTCGACATGGGACGGCTCGATTTCCAGCTTCGCGAGCAGTACGACGTGACCTACGACGAATATCTGTCCGGGATGACCTTCGACGAGATGACCGGCGGCGCGGGCGCGATGGGCAGCGGACCGAGTGGCGATCCCGACGACCGGCGCTACCAGTTCTAGTCCAAACGCCCAAGAGAAGCGACGGCCGATACCCACGTATGGAATCCGATCAGCCACCGTGGCGCGCGCTGACCGAAAGCGTTCTCGGGTACGTCCTGCTGGGAGCGATCGTCTTTCTGACGATGTTCGTGATCCCGTACCTGCTGTTCGTGGCCTAATCGAGCAGTTGACCGATCCGCTGAGGTTCGCCCGACAGGGACGGCTCCGTTTCGACGATCTTGAGCACCTCGTGGTCGGTCACGTCGGGGTAGGACTTCCCGATAGCGTCCTCGATGAGCGACTTCTCTAGGCGGAACTCGTGGCCCTCGTAGATCACGTCGACACCCTGCTCGTCGAACGAAAGAACTGTCATTGGCCGTCGTTAGTGGCGGTGATTCAAAACGGGCCCGATCCGGGTCGCACCGATACCAGCGACTGACCCCGGCCGGCTCCGTCCGATTGCCCGCCGCCCGCGTCAGACGCCCGTCAGACGGGCGAATGACGCGTGCTGGGGCTTTAATACAGACGATAACGGTATAACTGGTGTGCTGTTCCGCTCGGACCCACTGGACGAACTGTCGATTCCAGACGGCACGACCGTCGAAGAACACGACCTCGTGACCGACGGGGACGTGCTGGTCGGCGGCCAGTCGACGGTCGAGTTCGGGGTCCGCGGGCGAAACGTGATCGCCGGCGAGCGCGTTCGCTTCGGCGGGCACATCGAGGCCGAAGGCGACTGCCGGCTGGACATGTGGTGTGACGTGGCGGACAACGTGCTGGTCGGTGAGGACGCCTATCTGGGCGAGCGAGTCCACGTCGGCGGCCAGCTGAAGGTCGCGGGCGACATCGACATCGGCGACGACGTCGACATCGAGGAGGGCTTCGAGGCCAACGGCTGGATCGTCATCCGCAATCCCATGCCGACGATCGTCTTCCTGTTCGTCTATCTCGGCCAACTGCTGCGGATCGGCGAGGAAGAAGCCGCCGAGAATACGCTCTCGGAGCTACTCGATACCGACCGGGAGGACGACCCGATCGTGATCCCGCGCGGCGCGACCGTCGGCGACGACGCCTGGCGCGTCTCCACGCCCGCGCGGATGGGTGACGACTGCCGGATCCACGGCAACATCCGCGCCGCGGACGTGACGGTCGGACGGGACAACGTGATCTTCGGGAGCCTGCGGTCGAAAGGCGACATCGTCGTCGGACGTGGCAGCGACGTCAAGGGCAACGTGACCACCCGCAACGGGGACGTCGCGGTCGGCCCCGGCGTGAAGATCTGGGGCGATATCGCGGCCGAGAACGTCCAACTCCACGAGAACGCCACCGTCGACGGGACGATCCGCGCCAGCGGGGAGATCCAGCTACACACCGATGCCGTGCTGGACGGTCCCGACGAGGACGCCGAGGCGATGGCCGAGATGGCCGCCGAGATGGAGGGCGCGTCGGCTCCGGTCGCCGGGGACGGAGTAGCCGAAGACGGATCTGAAGAAGACGCGTCCGCTGGAGCCGAGCCGGACGATGGTGAGTCGGCCGCAGACGAATCGAGCGAAGACGAACCGAACGACGAGCCTGCCGAAGGCGATCCTGCTGAAGTCGAGAGTGAGTCCGCCGTGGACGAATCCAGCAAGGATCGGCCCGGTGGGGACGTGCCCGACGACAGCGTCTCCGAGGGCGAGACTGACCGGGAATCGGACGCCGACGCAGCTACAGAGCGACCGGAGACGACCGGAGACGGCCCCGACGGCGACCACCCCGATCCTGCCACCTGATCGAACGCAGTCCGGGTCGTGGTCTGGCGCGTGGATTTACAGATCTTTGCCGCCGTTGGCGTCGATAACCTCGCCGGTGATGAACGACGACCGGTCGCTCGCCAGAAACGCGACGATCTCCGCGATTTCCTCGGGAGTGCCCAGTCGGCCGAGTGGCGTATCCTCCCGGATCCCGTCTTTGACGTGCTCGGGAAGCGCTTCGACCATCCTGGTGGAAATGAAGCCGGGCGCGACGCAGTTGGCAGTCGAGCCCTTGGGTGCGAGTTCGAGCGCGAGCGTCCGTGTGAACCCGAACATGCCGGCCTTGGCCGTCGCGTAGTTGGCCTGCCCGAAGTTGCCGCCCTTGCCGATGATGCTGGAGATGTTGATCAGCCGCCCCTCCGCTGCAGCGGCCAGGTCGTCGTAGAACGTCTGGGTGGCGTGGAACGCACCGTCGAGATGCACGTCGAGGACGGTATCCCACTCCTCGTGGGACATCTCGGTGAACTTGACGTCCTGGTTGATCCCGGCGTTGTTCACCAGTACGTCGACCTGTCCGAACTCCCTGTGGACTCTGTCGCCCATTCGCTGGACGGCCTCGATATCGGTCACGTCAGCCTGGGCGATCAACGCCGTGCCTCCCGCCGCTTCGACAGTAGCGGCGGTCTGTTCGGCCCCCTCTCTGGAACTCCTGTAGTTCACCACGACGTTGTGTCCGTCCTCGCCGAACCGCTCGGCGATGGCCCGACCGATCCCGCTCGAAGATCCCGTAACGACACAGGTTTTCGCTGTCATATGTGTGATGACTCTCTATCGCTTCAAAATGATGGCGTCCCTGGCAAATATTCCCGATCGACGCTGTCCGATGTGTTTCGTCAATCACAAGCACCGCATGACTTCGCACAGCCGTAACGTGAACCGCATTGTAGCGTTTTGGGTGCGTTCGACACCCCCTCACCCACCAGCGTATACAGGCAGCAGGCCAATGGCTATTTGGAATGGTATATCATGGTATTTATGCTCCGCTGTTGGTCGCTGTGTTCTCACCCAAGCAGGCTAGCGACATACCCGTCTG comes from the Halapricum desulfuricans genome and includes:
- a CDS encoding DNA polymerase domain-containing protein, encoding MSEGEQTGLAAFGEGGTGRPEDEAAAVAGAESTAADVVDAEEFRYPDAEGTVELSVTQVDYTVEGSGDDEYPVVHVFGRTPGDRELIHVEVYEFKPYFYAPTANLDFDDLRSRDRITGWETGYESIRGETLTRIFGQTPRDVGQIRDEFDHYEADILFPDRLLIDKDITSGVRVPDRREEHANAHRIRVPHEEIEAVDLDAEPRVSTFDIEVDDRSGFPEEGEEPIICIASHDSYRDEYILWLYDAGEGVEVPDRLDGYEPLEDDDLDADIRVFDEEPAMLDAFVSYMEDTDPDILTGWNFADFDAPYLLDRLDAVDPTTDYNLDIDRLSRVNEVWRSDWQGPDIKGRVVFDLLRAYKRTQFTELESYRLEAVGEEELGAGKETYTGDIGDLWEDDPERLLEYNLRDVELCVELDRKQEIIAFFEEIASFVGCRLEDAPTPGDAVDLYVLHKAHGRFALPSKGTVESGEEFEGGAVFDPITGVKEMVSVLDLKSLYPMCMVTINASPETKVDPDDYDGDTFVAPNGQHFQTEPDGIIREMVTELLSEREEKKELRNKHEPGTPEYEQYDRQQGSVKVVMNCFTPDTEVVTPDGVRNIRDLDVGDDVYSIDPDTLRMEVKSVTETWEYPDYDGELVDIETDKIDFSVTPNHRMLVRKAETNGISWDGDDYRFVEAGELDRATNYQLPHDWTGPAGERIETVDLTDLYDGEYEVWADNDVHGHTLAAEIGYYPDKVQKADAETTGYVFDADEFEEHRAYLADACSTFYVHTAANRKWIPRQYDGDDFLELLAWYITEGSVYTSEDKQFGEKFRGSATTVSIAQDAQAIADGGDDRGRDTHAAIGELLDRMGFDYYAGENGYQFTSRLLGNLLEDIAGEDSFSKRIPEFVFEASRDQKRRFLETLIAGDGDWQVNSWRYSTASRQLRDDVLRLCAHLGLTASYNEDSGTYRIYVTEDSKNTLRMHRSGTRSEAENGVYSVTVEDNHTVLAGRNGKFQWVGQSLYGVSGWDRFRLYDKDNAAAVTATGRSVIDHTEDAVEDLGYEVAYGDSVTGDRPVVVLDPDGRVRILPIEDLFERGEQSTDQEVRITADGGDVAAIEPGKDRRALDGWEALSLSAAGEPEWQPIEQAIRHETNDAVVNLQHKFGESTTTRDHSYVVEDGDEFVEAVPADVEEPLRIPGLPSVDTVETIDVYEVLDGYTRTYEDGRSVGQDEATTKTKRVHADDERVWFGHEHQRDQEKTVTVKRYIDIDSEDGRSLIRLLAAYIAEGSASTIETTDSRFGASIAESRREWLEQLQSDYHQLFDNTTASIVDSDSRDERTAEYETSDETHTTTYDDRTKKLQMMNELAAVLFREFAGQTSRGKRIPSFIYHFPEDEQQLFLDILVEGDGSREFPRYSEEYATENFDYETTSRALAAGLSMLLTQRGKKHSLKYRDEKDSYTIRTCQFYRSGRDPVLKEQEHDGYVYDLSVANNDNFVDGVGGVVLHNTDSVMISLGSDTTVEESIDRSFDIEEAINASYDEFAREQLNAEEHRFKIEFEKLYRRFFQAGKKKRYAGHIVWKEGKEVDDVDITGFEYQRSDIAAITKEIQLEVIEMIVKEGDIDGVSDYLNEVIEDFLEGNMDYERVAIPGGIGKRLDNYDTDTAQVRGAKYANLLLGTNFQRGSKPKRLYLKKVHPDFFERVEAEMGLDPAENPLYGEFKRDPDVICFEYDEQIPEEFEVDWEKMLEKTLKGPISRVIEALGISWDEVKTGQEQTGLGQFM
- a CDS encoding DUF7331 family protein; translation: MSNRVNAAGESDRAATPETMTGAETIEAYEDSGTVVFYDAENPLAWVESDSAVALEDAI
- a CDS encoding OsmC family protein, yielding MSEADHIEQFAVSAASESETKTVVEAREFEFVVDEPTELGGTNDGPNPVEYLIGAWAGCLNVVVHTVGEERGIEIGDVEIGIEGDLDPRKFLGVTDDGRAGYRELRVDVEIESDADQGALDAFAAAVEARCPVGDNIANPTPTEVTVDASA
- a CDS encoding DUF7322 domain-containing protein translates to MFDGSDEQSPHEPDEFDPDSLGPGGFDTDSLGPEVPSAPDPPESDDADPAVRGLFWWLVLLANVALLAASLGVMFVAFQGWWALGTQFTLAGAILGLYVYYRVKRFQSD
- a CDS encoding DHH family phosphoesterase translates to MNADLIDDESLSLERKSVLPGEGFFRPDDLTRTEQKQEVEDALADADTVVIADPDADGLACVALVRATRGDAALVPASPHELQQRLAWTAEYLDPGADVFICDLCPDRADDIEALDTLAERAGESRWFDHHQWNDDLSELVGAAGVELVVGESDEECSADVALRELDHEFDEALVDLVAVTRDHDLWIREDPRSDDLADFSHWSEPEEYLAAVSEHGADLPADVEQYLKEKRVEKEALIEKAIERAQLREIGPWTVGVTYGRCSQNEVAEALRERGADAAVIVKPAGSASLRGTESFERCHEVAEQVNGGGHPRAAGCKPDIYDDMLDYAHHWTTQGAVAKRAIIDAFDRIAEE
- a CDS encoding universal stress protein, which encodes MFETVVLATDGSESAARAVTLAFDLADRFDATIHTLYVVDETEVETSPEAVRDDLRTALRARGEEALSEIDAQDDTVTTAVREGDPASEICNYTAEVDADLIVTGTRGRHGDHSFLLGSVAEAVVRRSPVPVLTARQLDPDEQRDVPVPGETGA
- a CDS encoding universal stress protein; the protein is MAVEIDTVLVPVDDTEEAERAVEYAVAIAQRYGASIHILHIVDDSVARAIQRDEIDADAVAEEHRAFMAAVRELTRDADGDVEATQSSAAGFSAERLSQHPVNVVLDSAEEIGADMIVVPRESTSDAPGAMLGKVAQHVLSYASQPVLSV
- a CDS encoding GNAT family N-acetyltransferase — translated: MTVNRTYPDEPAGEFPSPPRTITDKNDREIEIRSAGLDDREALVEMYTAFDPADRAQGIPPVKEYAIDNWLDTVLAADCLNVIAWDGDDAVGHSMLVPDDSEGYELAIFVLNTHQGAGIGTELLQTLLGHTQRADIETVWLTVERWNEPAIELYKKVGFEICGTESFEIEMSIRLH
- a CDS encoding universal stress protein translates to MNVLLGHDGSEESWKAFRQTIERAEAAGDDVSIAIYDDTAVEATPAEIEQRIRSELEGHGVDTEIRHIDGHVAGTLVEIVDGEDFDRLVIAGGNRSTLGKIQLGSVAEFVVLNSETPVTLVR
- a CDS encoding DUF5806 family protein, producing the protein MTETPSGDDAPENADPTGTDAAGDPSVTAESGSDDPDRDVPEDVQKYDRFKKIDGSTYDRANDFLRERTYITAREWAIARLCADFRTETGVEMTKIGENLPELVPFMTDTYSPQAVNQARASFEEKVRKAGATFLYGAMCDFFTAEELDDVMYEATEVAKFLLEVEGVDLAVEDELEAEDRISSVMRDVREQSAALRHDEVTCPECGHEFEAGD
- a CDS encoding DUF5800 family protein, with translation MTVLSFDEQGVDVIYEGHEFRLEKSLIEDAIGKSYPDVTDHEVLKIVETEPSLSGEPQRIGQLLD